One genomic segment of Mycolicibacterium gilvum includes these proteins:
- a CDS encoding Rv1355c family protein translates to MTHADTDRTGHRAVVLDESEPAHVQTLARLRADSGIEFLDPLPAGGGTPTRWVYYAWRRAVVRVPEPGLFRRERLDRNRNLVTLDEIATLGTLRIGVVGLSVGHAIAHTLAAEGLCGALRLADFDELELSNLNRVPATVFDLGVNKAVACARRIAELDPYLPVEVVTGGVTADTVDAFLDGVDIVVEECDSLDIKVLVRHAARTQKVPVLMATSSGGLLDVERFDLEPDRPVFHGLLGDVDAAVLARLSSKDKVPHVLRVIDATALRPRMQASLIEVGTSLTTWPQLSSEVAIGAATVAEAVRRIGLGEDLGSGRVRVDVPALLDDVHDPSPPPGDRGDATLSATAADDTAARAPGTAGTDAMTAIAAAAVRAPSGGNTQPWQVEVGDTTLTVRLDTDLTSTMDVGYRASAVAVGAATFNARVAASAHGLRADVTFETFEQGPQGPPLTATVRTAPGQEPELARLYDGMLRRETNRHTGERAEIDDETIDALTRVAESEGARLHLVTGTEDIRKIASVLGDADRIRYLTPALHAEMIRELRWPGDPDPHTGIDIATLELDPADTVFLDILRSGPVMAHLAAWGAGSALGDTTRGAVASASAVAAVTVRGDTLADYARGGAAMEAVWVRAQEHGLAVQPISPAFLYARDRRELDALSPAFTQRLADLQYSLQASIGVDSDESLILILRVFRGPRPSAPSRRRKIPGRSTPT, encoded by the coding sequence GTGACCCACGCCGACACAGACCGCACGGGTCATCGTGCGGTCGTCCTCGACGAGTCCGAGCCGGCGCATGTTCAGACGCTGGCCCGACTGCGCGCGGACAGCGGGATCGAGTTCCTCGACCCGCTGCCCGCGGGCGGGGGCACCCCGACGCGGTGGGTGTACTACGCGTGGCGCCGAGCGGTCGTCCGGGTGCCCGAGCCCGGGTTGTTCCGGCGTGAGCGACTCGACCGCAACCGAAATCTGGTCACCCTCGACGAGATCGCCACACTGGGCACGCTGCGGATCGGGGTCGTCGGCCTGAGCGTCGGGCACGCGATCGCCCACACACTGGCAGCCGAGGGGCTCTGCGGCGCGCTGAGATTGGCCGACTTCGACGAGCTGGAGCTGTCGAATCTCAACCGCGTGCCGGCCACGGTCTTCGATCTCGGCGTCAACAAGGCCGTGGCGTGCGCCCGCCGCATCGCAGAACTCGATCCGTACCTGCCGGTCGAGGTCGTCACCGGCGGCGTCACCGCCGACACCGTCGACGCTTTCCTCGACGGTGTGGACATCGTCGTCGAGGAGTGCGACTCGCTCGACATCAAGGTTCTGGTACGGCACGCCGCGCGGACACAGAAGGTGCCGGTGCTGATGGCGACCAGCAGCGGTGGACTTCTCGACGTCGAACGCTTCGATCTGGAACCCGACCGCCCCGTGTTCCACGGGTTGCTCGGCGATGTCGATGCGGCCGTCCTGGCCCGCCTGAGCTCCAAAGACAAAGTGCCACATGTCTTGCGGGTCATCGACGCCACGGCGTTGCGGCCGCGGATGCAGGCGTCCCTGATCGAGGTCGGCACGTCGCTGACGACCTGGCCGCAACTGTCCTCCGAGGTCGCCATCGGTGCCGCGACCGTCGCCGAAGCGGTCCGGCGCATCGGACTCGGCGAGGATCTTGGCTCGGGCCGGGTGCGTGTCGATGTCCCGGCGCTACTGGACGATGTCCACGACCCGTCGCCGCCGCCCGGCGACCGGGGCGACGCGACCCTTTCGGCGACCGCAGCCGACGACACAGCCGCTCGAGCGCCGGGGACCGCCGGAACCGACGCCATGACCGCCATCGCCGCGGCGGCGGTCCGGGCGCCGTCGGGCGGCAACACCCAACCCTGGCAGGTGGAGGTCGGCGACACGACGCTCACCGTTCGGCTCGACACCGACCTCACATCCACGATGGACGTCGGATACCGGGCCAGCGCCGTCGCCGTCGGCGCGGCCACCTTCAACGCCAGGGTCGCCGCATCGGCCCACGGACTGCGCGCCGACGTCACGTTCGAGACGTTCGAGCAGGGTCCTCAGGGACCGCCGCTCACCGCGACCGTGCGGACCGCGCCCGGCCAGGAACCGGAACTGGCGCGACTGTACGACGGCATGCTGCGCCGAGAAACCAACCGCCACACCGGCGAGCGTGCCGAGATCGACGACGAGACCATCGATGCCCTGACCCGGGTGGCCGAGTCCGAGGGCGCCCGACTGCACCTGGTGACCGGAACCGAGGACATCCGCAAGATCGCGTCGGTGCTCGGCGACGCCGATCGGATCAGGTATCTGACGCCCGCCCTGCACGCGGAGATGATCCGTGAGCTGCGGTGGCCCGGCGACCCCGACCCCCATACCGGCATCGACATCGCGACGCTGGAGCTCGACCCCGCCGACACCGTGTTCCTCGACATCCTGCGCAGCGGACCGGTGATGGCGCACCTGGCCGCATGGGGTGCCGGATCCGCTCTCGGAGACACCACCCGCGGCGCGGTCGCGTCCGCATCGGCCGTCGCCGCCGTCACCGTCCGGGGCGACACGCTGGCCGACTACGCGCGCGGCGGCGCGGCGATGGAGGCTGTGTGGGTACGTGCGCAAGAACACGGTCTGGCGGTTCAGCCCATCTCACCTGCGTTCCTGTACGCGCGGGACCGCCGGGAACTCGACGCGCTTTCCCCGGCCTTCACCCAGCGCCTCGCCGACCTGCAATACTCTCTGCAAGCGTCAATTGGCGTCGATTCGGACGAGTCGCTCATCCTGATCCTCAGGGTGTTCCGCGGACCCCGGCCCTCGGCGCCGAGCCGACGTCGGAAGATACCCGGTCGTTCGACACCGACCTGA
- a CDS encoding MaoC family dehydratase, with translation MKRFDNLAELVAAQGTQLGPTEWLEITQERVNLFADATDDHQWIHVDPARAADGPFGGTIAHGLLTLSLLPRFTHQLYTVDNVAMAINYGYNKVRFITPVRVGAKLRARAEISAVAQLENAVQATLSTTVEIEDSEKPAAVAESIVRFIG, from the coding sequence GTGAAGAGATTCGACAATCTGGCCGAGCTGGTGGCGGCGCAGGGCACCCAGCTGGGGCCCACCGAATGGCTGGAGATCACCCAGGAGCGGGTCAATCTGTTCGCCGATGCGACCGATGACCATCAGTGGATTCACGTCGATCCGGCCAGGGCCGCCGACGGCCCCTTCGGAGGGACCATCGCGCATGGTCTGCTGACGCTGTCGCTGCTGCCCCGCTTCACCCATCAGCTCTACACGGTCGACAACGTCGCGATGGCGATCAACTACGGCTACAACAAGGTTCGCTTCATCACGCCGGTCCGGGTCGGTGCGAAGTTGCGGGCGCGTGCGGAGATCTCGGCGGTGGCCCAACTCGAGAACGCGGTCCAGGCCACGCTCAGCACGACCGTCGAGATCGAGGATTCGGAGAAACCGGCGGCCGTCGCGGAGTCGATCGTGCGATTCATCGGCTGA
- a CDS encoding flavin-containing monooxygenase: protein MLQTPPYVAVIGAGISGLTAGKMLKDYGIDYTTFESSDRIGGNWAFGNPNGHSSAYRSLHIDTSKDRLSFKDFPMPEHYPSFPHHAQIKAYLDDYADTFGLLDHIEFENGVVHAGRTDDGGWIIRDQGGADRHFDLLVVANGHHWDPRLPEFPGSFDGESIHSHAYIDPATPLELTGKRILVVGIGNSAADITVELSSKALRNQVTLSTRSSAWIVPKYIAGRPGDTLFRTSPHLPLSWQRKAVQLIAPMLGTDPTMYGLPPADHKLFEAHPTQSVELPLRLGSGDVTPKPNVARLDGSTVHFVDGTHSDFDVIIYATGYNITFPFFDPDFVSAPDNAIRLYKRMFIPGIENLVFMGFAQAVPTLFPFVESQSRLLAAYAVGRYALPPVDEMERTIDADQQLHAGHCTDRPRHTQQVDYFVYEHDLRTRELPAGLKRAQRAVAVAL, encoded by the coding sequence GTGTTGCAAACGCCACCGTATGTTGCGGTGATCGGTGCCGGAATCAGCGGGCTCACCGCGGGCAAGATGCTCAAGGATTACGGCATCGACTACACGACGTTCGAGTCGTCGGACCGCATCGGGGGCAACTGGGCGTTCGGCAACCCCAACGGCCACAGCAGCGCGTACCGCTCCCTGCACATCGACACGTCCAAGGATCGGTTGTCGTTCAAGGACTTCCCGATGCCCGAGCACTATCCTTCGTTTCCGCATCATGCGCAGATCAAGGCCTATCTCGACGACTATGCCGACACCTTCGGTCTGCTCGACCACATCGAGTTCGAGAACGGGGTGGTGCATGCGGGCAGGACGGACGACGGTGGCTGGATCATCCGCGACCAGGGCGGCGCGGACCGGCACTTCGACCTGTTGGTGGTCGCGAACGGGCACCACTGGGATCCGCGGCTGCCGGAGTTCCCGGGTTCGTTCGACGGCGAGTCGATCCACTCACACGCCTACATCGATCCCGCGACACCGCTGGAGCTGACCGGTAAGCGCATCCTCGTCGTCGGGATCGGCAACAGCGCCGCGGACATCACCGTGGAGCTCTCGTCGAAGGCGTTGCGCAACCAGGTGACCCTGTCGACGAGATCGTCGGCCTGGATCGTGCCGAAGTACATCGCCGGCCGCCCGGGGGACACCTTGTTCAGGACGTCACCCCACCTGCCGTTGTCGTGGCAGCGCAAGGCCGTTCAGCTGATCGCTCCGATGCTCGGTACCGATCCGACGATGTACGGGCTACCGCCGGCGGACCACAAACTCTTCGAGGCGCATCCGACCCAGTCGGTGGAACTGCCGTTGCGGCTCGGCTCCGGCGATGTGACGCCCAAGCCGAACGTGGCGCGCCTGGACGGGAGCACGGTGCATTTCGTCGACGGCACCCACAGTGACTTCGACGTCATCATCTACGCCACCGGATACAACATCACGTTCCCCTTCTTCGATCCGGATTTCGTCAGCGCGCCCGACAATGCCATCCGGCTCTACAAGAGGATGTTCATCCCCGGCATCGAGAACCTCGTGTTCATGGGATTCGCGCAGGCGGTGCCGACCCTGTTTCCGTTCGTGGAGAGTCAGTCCCGGCTGCTGGCGGCGTATGCCGTCGGGCGTTATGCGCTGCCACCGGTCGACGAGATGGAGCGCACGATCGACGCCGATCAGCAGCTGCACGCCGGGCACTGTACGGATCGGCCGCGCCACACGCAGCAGGTGGACTACTTCGTCTACGAGCACGATCTGCGGACCCGGGAGCTGCCCGCGGGCCTCAAGCGTGCGCAGCGCGCGGTGGCGGTGGCGCTGTGA